A window from Candidatus Nitrospira neomarina encodes these proteins:
- the folP gene encoding dihydropteroate synthase encodes MGILNMTPDSFSEDGHFLNPEAAIERAQQMIAEGADVIDIGGESTRPGALYVDKDEEINRIAPILTVLRKLTNIPISIDTRKAAVARTALDLGADIINDVSALQDDPRMAQLIQETGAGLVLMHRQGHSINMQHAPQYNDVIVEIKDFLSERVSMARSMGIPADHIMIDPGIGFGKTLDHNLKILGNIGEFLPLGHPILIGVSRKAFIGTLTGKPVGKREFGNAVAVAAAVWQGAHMVRVHEVGAMHDAIKVAQALQNLCDK; translated from the coding sequence ATGGGTATTTTGAATATGACCCCGGATTCTTTTTCTGAGGATGGACATTTCCTCAACCCTGAGGCAGCCATTGAACGAGCACAACAGATGATTGCCGAGGGAGCGGACGTAATTGATATCGGGGGAGAATCGACGAGGCCTGGAGCGTTATATGTGGACAAGGATGAGGAAATAAATCGCATTGCTCCCATTCTGACCGTGTTGAGAAAACTCACCAATATCCCGATTTCTATTGATACCCGCAAAGCTGCTGTGGCTCGAACCGCATTGGATCTAGGAGCCGATATCATCAATGATGTGAGCGCACTTCAAGATGATCCTCGAATGGCTCAATTAATTCAAGAAACCGGAGCGGGGTTGGTCCTTATGCACCGGCAAGGGCATAGTATAAATATGCAGCATGCCCCGCAATATAATGATGTCATAGTTGAAATTAAAGACTTTTTATCTGAACGGGTCTCCATGGCTCGATCGATGGGGATTCCGGCCGATCATATTATGATTGATCCGGGAATCGGGTTTGGAAAAACCCTTGATCATAATTTAAAAATTCTTGGTAACATTGGGGAATTTCTTCCATTGGGACACCCTATTTTAATTGGGGTGTCACGGAAAGCCTTTATTGGCACATTAACGGGAAAGCCGGTTGGAAAACGGGAATTCGGGAATGCTGTTGCGGTGGCCGCTGCTGTCTGGCAGGGAGCACATATGGTACGGGTACATGAGGTGGGGGCCATGCACGATGCTATTAAGGTGGCTCAAGCTTTACAAAATTTGTGCGACAAGTAA
- the ftsH gene encoding ATP-dependent zinc metalloprotease FtsH — translation MNSRVKNLLFWVFVCLFMILLFNLFTVPNQHPEDPVIFSDFMAHLEKGDVERVIIKNNNISAILKDGTRIQTYSVEYPDLVKVLQEKSVQIEAKPPEDNPWYITFLLSWGPFVLFLGLWFFLMRQMQMGGNRALSFGKSRARLLTEEKKKITFADVAGVDEAKEEVVEIIDFLKDPAKFQKLGGRIPKGVLIVGPPGTGKTLLAKAIAGEAGVPFFSISGSDFVEMFVGVGASRVRDLFEQGKKHAPCIIFIDEIDAVGRLRGAGLGGGHDEREQTLNQLLVEMDGFDTTEGVILIAATNRPDVLDPALLRPGRFDRQVVVNRPDVRGRGEILKVHTKKVPVSSDVDLEQIARGTPGFSGADLENLVNEAALWAARLDKKTVDQIDFENAKDKVLMGVERKSMVLTEEEKRTTAFHEAGHALMAKLLPGTDPVHKVTIIPRGRALGMTMQLPIDDRHSYSKDFLYNTLSILFGGRVAEELIFKSVTTGAGNDIERATDLARKMVCEWGMSEKLGPLTFGKKDEEVFLGRDFGSRRDFSDQVALEIDKEVKRLVVESYERTTRMLTEHIHTLRAIAEALLEKEVLDGIEIEKIVQQSSSLEQAAAV, via the coding sequence ATGAATTCTCGGGTGAAAAACTTACTGTTTTGGGTGTTTGTCTGTTTGTTCATGATTTTGTTGTTCAATCTCTTTACGGTGCCCAATCAGCATCCTGAAGATCCCGTCATCTTTAGTGACTTTATGGCTCACTTGGAAAAAGGGGATGTTGAACGAGTTATCATCAAGAACAATAATATCAGTGCGATTTTGAAAGATGGTACCCGGATCCAAACCTATTCGGTTGAGTATCCAGACCTGGTTAAGGTTTTGCAGGAAAAATCCGTACAAATTGAAGCCAAACCACCTGAAGATAATCCCTGGTACATCACCTTCCTGCTCTCCTGGGGACCATTTGTACTCTTTTTGGGATTGTGGTTTTTCCTGATGCGTCAAATGCAGATGGGCGGCAACCGGGCTCTGTCCTTTGGGAAAAGCCGTGCCCGCCTTCTGACCGAGGAGAAGAAAAAAATTACGTTTGCGGATGTCGCGGGGGTGGATGAGGCAAAAGAGGAAGTGGTGGAAATCATTGATTTTCTGAAAGACCCCGCAAAATTCCAAAAATTAGGGGGGCGTATTCCTAAGGGAGTCTTGATTGTTGGGCCTCCAGGTACGGGAAAAACCCTGTTAGCCAAAGCGATTGCTGGCGAGGCTGGTGTGCCGTTTTTCAGCATTAGTGGATCGGATTTTGTAGAAATGTTTGTCGGAGTTGGGGCTTCCCGGGTTCGAGATCTCTTTGAGCAGGGGAAAAAGCATGCGCCATGTATCATTTTTATTGATGAAATCGATGCGGTAGGCCGATTGCGTGGCGCCGGTCTTGGGGGAGGGCATGATGAACGGGAGCAAACACTCAATCAATTATTAGTTGAAATGGATGGGTTTGATACCACGGAAGGCGTGATCCTGATTGCGGCGACCAATAGGCCTGATGTGCTGGACCCTGCCTTGTTAAGACCAGGCCGGTTTGATCGGCAAGTTGTCGTGAATCGTCCTGACGTTCGTGGGAGAGGGGAAATTCTCAAGGTTCATACTAAAAAAGTCCCTGTCTCGTCAGATGTGGATTTGGAACAAATTGCCAGAGGGACTCCAGGTTTCTCCGGGGCTGATTTGGAAAATCTGGTTAACGAAGCCGCCTTGTGGGCTGCTCGCCTGGATAAAAAAACTGTTGACCAAATCGACTTTGAAAACGCCAAAGATAAGGTCTTAATGGGGGTCGAACGCAAGAGCATGGTTCTGACTGAGGAAGAAAAGCGCACGACGGCGTTTCATGAGGCTGGTCATGCTTTGATGGCGAAACTCTTACCAGGAACGGATCCTGTTCATAAGGTCACCATTATCCCTCGGGGGCGGGCTTTGGGCATGACGATGCAACTGCCCATCGATGACCGACATAGTTACTCGAAGGACTTTTTGTACAACACACTCTCCATTCTGTTTGGGGGACGCGTGGCTGAAGAATTAATATTTAAAAGCGTGACGACTGGGGCTGGAAACGATATTGAGCGGGCCACTGATTTGGCGAGAAAAATGGTTTGCGAATGGGGTATGAGTGAAAAATTAGGTCCGTTGACATTTGGGAAAAAAGACGAAGAAGTTTTCCTTGGACGTGATTTTGGTTCTCGTCGAGATTTTAGTGATCAAGTGGCTTTAGAAATCGACAAGGAAGTGAAACGGCTTGTAGTTGAATCTTATGAACGAACAACCAGGATGCTAACCGAACACATTCATACATTACGGGCCATCGCTGAAGCGTTGTTGGAAAAAGAGGTGTTAGACGGCATCGAAATTGAAAAAATTGTTCAACAGTCATCTTCGCTTGAGCAAGCTGCAGCAGTGTAA